The following proteins are co-located in the Schistocerca nitens isolate TAMUIC-IGC-003100 chromosome 2, iqSchNite1.1, whole genome shotgun sequence genome:
- the LOC126235352 gene encoding gustatory receptor 68a-like — MVLELRERFCSLNADLRSLLPLSGNPTMWWPRVGPSRHVAPAGRLRQLRKAQMALSHAAEFLQSYFGLPMAFNVAYCLCSALCSAYEILMQLVRPHWIVEFSYSESSAVSGLWAAYHSLNILLVCLSCSAAADEAAACGLFLLRASVMSDRRCAELEAFLRLTLHSPPLRFTAAGFVTLDRRLLVSALAAIVTYLVILGQLSSK, encoded by the coding sequence ATGGTCCTGGAGTTGCGAGAAAGGTTCTGCAGCCTCAACGCTGACCTCCGGTCGTTGCTGCCTCTGTCTGGTAACCCTACGATGTGGTGGCCACGGGTCGGCCCGTCGAGACATGTGGCGCCAGCCGGGAGACTGCGGCAGCTGCGAAAAGCTCAAATGGCGCTCTCACACGCCGCCGAGTTCCTGCAGAGCTACTTCGGCCTGCCGATGGCCTTCAACGTCGCGTATTGTCTGTGCAGCGCCTTGTGCAGCGCCTACGAGATCCTCATGCAGCTCGTCAGGCCGCACTGGATCGTCGAGTTCTCGTACAGCGAATCGTCAGCCGTCTCGGGGCTCTGGGCGGCCTACCACTCGCTGAACATCCTGTTGGTGTGTCTGAGCTGCTCTGCCGCCGCAGACGAGGCGGCTGCCTGCGGCTTGTTTCTCTTGAGGGCCTCAGTGATGTCCGACCGCCGATGCGCCGAACTGGAGGCCTTCTTGCGGCTCACTCTCCACAGTCCACCACTCCGCTTCACCGCTGCCGGATTCGTCACTCTTGACCGCCGACTCTTGGTTTCTGCGCTCGCTGCGATTGTGACGTACCTCGTCATATTAGGACAGCTCTCCTCCAAGTAG